From the Chionomys nivalis chromosome 18, mChiNiv1.1, whole genome shotgun sequence genome, the window CTTAGGTGTATCCAGACAACAGCGCAGAAGCCACATGTATCTGCACATAGCAAACAATAACTAAATGCAGCCCAACTCAAAATTATAAGCTTACTTAAAACATGAGAGGTTttgtgataaaaacaaacaaacaaacaaacaaacaaaaaccttaactGCACAGTCCTCGAGTGAAAACTTTGTATTGTATTGTCAAAGTTAGACACAGCTGGTACTGGTAGATGAAATGCCTGTCTCAGTGAGTGGTCCAGGGATTTATACTGTTTCTTAGGTGGGCTTGGATGGGATAGTATCTTAGCTTTTCCACCACGGAGTTAGTagtggttcttttttgtttgtttgtttctctagacagggcttctctgtataaccaccatggctgtcctggaactccctttgtagaccaggatggcctcgaactcatagagatccgcctgcctctgcctcctgagagctgggattaaaggtgtgtgccaccactgctgggtggtagtgattcttaaaaataatgaagtctCAAAGGCAATTCCAATATAAGCCCAGGGTCCACTCATTTCTTCTCATGACTACTCTGACTCTGCCTATACATTTAGCACCACTGTAaaagaatttagagaaaataaaagaacaattttAATGTTAATCTGAGGGATGGAGGAGTAGGGCCTCAGAGAATGACAAGCAAAAGCTATTGAGATATGGGTCCTTTGTAGAGTGACTCTGGATAGTGATGGTAACAGTGGGAACGGACGATGTCTACAGGTTAGGGGAATGTAGTCCTCGCCTTTGTAAGCTCTGCTCAGATACTCTGCTGGCAGTATAGGATTCTTGTGTGGGTTGGGGCTGTTAACATCAATTTCTGTTCTGAAGTGCTGATAAGCTGACACCCCCAGTCCCAGCATCCTCAGGCTTTGAGGAGAGTATGTAGTATTTgaagctaaaaacaaacaagcaaacaaacaaaaactagttgtagtggtgcacacctttaatcctagcatttggggggtggatctctttaagttcaaggccagcctggtctacaaaccgttccagaatagccagaactacagagagagacccagtctcgagaagaaaaaaataaataaataaataagcaaggtTTGTGTTCTGGCTGGATCATTCATTGAACCTCTCTGAATGACTCCATAAAATAGAGCAATCCCCACCTCGCAACCCCTGGAGTGATTGTGAGATCTATACATACATGCCCAAGCATTTTGTGCACAAAAGGCTTTTGTGAGCATTATTGTTATTCTTGGGGAAGCCCCACTTTGGAATTTGTCAAAGGATGAAACTGTGGGCTTGGCTGCTTACAGGACAGTAGTATTGACAAAATGTTATCAGATTTTTGGCCTTCTTTGGTTAAAGAACTCCTGTGTCCTGCTTCTCTAAGTGAACAAAGAAAAGGTACTTCAGTGTCAGGGAGCAAAGCAGAGAATGTCCATCTTGCATTTTTAAAACCTGGATGACCACAGCATCCTATGTAAACAGCTACAGTGATGCTCAGAGGTAATCCAGGCTATGCATGGAAGTGGGGAAAGTAGTTTTCAGACCCCTCTATCCCTTTCAACTTTGGGGTTAAGTTCAGGTATACTACCTGTGAAACCTGTCAATCATCCAAAAAAGAAAGCTAACTCTGAGAAAGCTTAGTTCAGTCTGCAACTGTGACATCTTTACTCCAGTAAACCTACTGCTCCTGCTCTTCAGACACCTGCCTCTCTTACAGAGGTCATTCCTGGAACCAAAAGTATCCTGTTCTCTAGCCTGGTAAGTTTAAAACAACAACGGACCATAAACACCAAGCTCAGTGTCTATATGTGACTTCAGAGCGGTCACAGGCGACTGGGCAGTCAGGACACGGAGGATGCACTCCTCTCGGTCCCCCGTGCAAACCAAGTTTGAGAAGTTGCACAGGCTCAGCCACTCTGCTTGGGTGGTAATTCTCCACCCTTGATCTCTCTTCTCCATGCCCTTTCCGTGTccttcctccaccacctcccGGGAGAGTACCAATTCCCAAAACAAACATTGCATTGCATGTTGATAATGTAGTTTTGAAACATTCCTCGCTTGTAGCTGACCCTGTTGTTGGTatgatttggggaggggggatCTAGATGCTGGTTTTTAATTGTTGAAGAGGTGAGACTATGATAATTCCCACACAGCCTGAGAAAAGCTGTGTGAGCTCATTTTGCATGCACCTTCTGcatgtgcgtatgtatgtgtgtgtcctcatGGTTGCCAGGCTGACAGGAAGGGCAAAGAGTAAAAAGGAAACGCGTCTTTCTTATTTTCCAGCATTGCTTCAAAGATGCCCAACCCCCGCAGTACAGGCAGTTCCCAAGCGGAAGGTGGGGGCAGAGGCCTCCAGCAAGGCCATCAATAACCAGGTGTGTAATGTGAGGCTCTCTGTATTTCATTTCTGCACCCAGGGCCAGCTCTGCAGGGTTGCTTACGGAGCGCTCTGTGTCTGGCACCTCTCTCCACCAGACCCAGGCGCCCAGGGCCCACCGACCTGCCCAGGAATGCACTGCATTGTTCTCTGCTGCTGTAATTTGGCTGCAGGAGCTAGGCTGAATGCCTCCCAGGGATGAGAAACATACTCTCCCTGGCGGCCTCCCTTATCCCCAGCTAGCTTGGGCTTCTGCCCTATGACCACTGAgagcatttaaataaaaagtttagaaaggcgggggtgggggtgggaaatcCTGATTATCTGTCTTCTATTAAGCCATGCAGAAACTTATGTCCTGAGTGGGGTCTAAGAATTTGGCAAGGGGCTTGGTGGTTGGCGTTCTTGATAAGGGAtgtgagagaaaggggaagaatagTCTCCTGcagcaaagaggaagagaaacgAGGCTGAGAGTGTTCGAAAATTAGATCTACAAAGCTTGTAGCAAACAGaccctcaggatagtgttttcttctAATCTCAAGTCCCTGATTCACATTTACTCTATTTGAGAGTGTGAAGGAATGCTATGTTTTAGAGCTGAAATCAGTATGATTTGGCAGTGCTTCGTTGGGGGCTGTGGCGGGCATTCTTACTTTccgggttttgtttgtttgtttgactttgtTCTTAGGCTAGCATGGAGCGCACTGTGTATGTAGCACAGCCTGATCACAAACACAGCAGTtttcctgcatcagcctcccagAGTGtcaggattacaagtgtgagctatcaccccagctcttCTATTGAAAAGAAACTGGCTGCAGGCTGTGCGGCTGAGGTTCTTCAGCCACGTGCCTTCCCCCAAAGATCCTATTATCCCTAAAAGATAGGAACAGTATCTTTTAAGTTCACTTTATATCCAAATAACACTTACTGAAATGCACTGTACTAAATGTTTaccaaaagataaaagaaatgagGACCAACAAGAGGGAAAGGGAAACGGGGGAGAGGTTAAGACCCTGCTGGTGGAGGACACACTTCTCCCATGGAGAACAGGTGCGAGGGGCCTTCAGAACAGatgagggcagagcagagctatgTGGAGCTCCAGCACCAAGaaaagttcttgtttttttgcttgttccAAATAAATCAGTTTCTGTTTGTATAGTGTAGAATCAACGCCAGTTGTCTAAAGCCAATTGGAATGCAGAGACAAGCTAAGTTCTAAGGAAAAATTAATTGCTTGGCCATCATTCCTTCTTGGGGCCACACAGCTTCTGTAGCAGGGCTCGGATAGACATCTTTTCTCTCATATAAACACCTCACTTTACAAACTTCTCACTCCCTGAACAGCCGTTTCTCTCTCCACCATTTATAAGTGGTTGTGCATCTTTATCAGCTGGAATTTAGGGTGCAGGGAGAAACATGGAGTAACATGAACTGTCACAGAGGACTACCACTTCTTTCCATAAACTAAGAACCCCGAATCAAAGGGGAGGTGATACAGCACAGGTAGATTGAACTTAGGCTGGGTTCCTGTAGAAGGCCTATGCCATCACGGATGTAGTAACTTGGATGTCTTCACCCCTGCTCCCAAAGTTTCCCCCCTTTTAAGAGAAGTTCCTCTTCCCCTCGCATTCCCCCTCCCTAACCCTACCACCAGCTCATCCGTTATCCAGTTGACTACTCTGCAAGGAagacattctctctgcctgactcATTCAGTCCCATTTCTCCAGTCATCCCCTCACCACAGACCACAAGGGCCCTGACTAGCTCATGTTTTGTGTTAATGGATGTGAAACCGGAGCAAATCCCCTCACCAAAAGAAAAACCACCCTAAACTCTCCCACACAGGTCTCAGCAGGTTACACAAATATTAGTCCTATCATCCAAATAAATCTGCCTCCGTGGCCAgagccaccccccccccgccccccacaacCTCCTGCTGCCTGGGCAGAATGAAGTTGCTCTACAAACATCTGAGAACCCGATTGGATAAAGAGGGACCGGAGGGAAAGAGCTCAAGGCCCTATATCCAGAATTCCTTGCGAAAGCTCCTTAATCTCCAGTCTGTTATCAAGACCAGACAACCCTAAATTAGAAGTTCCTAGAGAAGTTAGGATGTACTTGATCAGTCAGAGGTCTGATGACGTATATCTGTTGGCTGATAAATCTCAGTATCTGAGCGAGGCATGCACCCTCATTTTACAGCTAAAAAAACGGGCCCGGAGGATTGAAAGAGCCTGCTGAAAGTAAAAAACACTGTGAGTGCATAAGTGACTGGCATCGAACCTCGGCCCGTCAGACTGCTGATTTCTGTAATATTGCTGTTTATCAGTAGGCAAGATGATCATTGTGTACTCATACAAAACTAGGccatcaagagttcaaagcccaTGTCCTACCTTCTAGCTTTCCATGCCTGTTGCCTTTGAAGACTCCACTACTGCGAACCCTAGCTAGGCTAGTAGCATAGAGGGAACCCTCCCCTGTTTAAGTCCATCATGGATAGGCAGTAGTTATCAGTAGGACTTGGAGAATCACAAAATAAAGATTTGCTGAGTAAATGGGGGAAGGCTACTGTCTTCTAAGGTGTCTACCACTTTGGAACCAACTCGTTCTCTACATAGCGACATGCTTTTGCTCCTGCGTCAATGCTGAAGGTCCTCTCCTAAAGAACTGCCGAGAGGAGAGCTCGCCAGCTTCCTGGTCTACACTGATCCTCATGCAGCCCTTGAGATCAGGTTGAGCCCATGAGTTGCCTGCCCTTCACTTTTCCAAACCTACCTAATGTCCAGAATAGTTGGTGTGGGAGAAGTCCCAAGGCCTAGCCAGGCTTAATATACTATTCTCTCACAGTTCTGTCCCAGGGTTCTAATGCTCTATTGAGACTTTGAATCACTGCAAGCTACCTCACTCTAACAAGCAGCCAGTGAACAGGCTGCTGCTGACTGATGTAGCTGAAAAAGGAGACACAGAGAATGTGCATTTGTACAGTTGTGTGGTTTCTCCCCTTACAAAACCACTGGTTTATAAGCTGTGTAAGAGCATGGGATGAAGCCTTGTTCACCGTGGCTGACACATCTAGCTACCTCGGGGTCCCAGCAGAATACTATAGCCTAAGATTGTCTGCACAAACTGTCTCCTGTGAAGGGACAGGCAGTTTTATCTCTGTCCTACGTCCTTGgctacagtaggatcaaaaaggAAGCTACCTCCAGATTCCCTTCCTGTTGCATACCCAAAGAGTATCAGAAGTCAGTGCAAGCAAAGGGGACAATGAGCCTTGACTTTAGTGCAACTCAGATCACTCTGAAGAGAACTCCTACCTCTTCTACTCTCCCTTCAAACCTCCAGGTGGGATAGCAGGGAGCCACTCACTCCAATATCCATCCCCTATCAACTCCTTCCTAGGGCTAAGGAACCAGCCAGGACATTGGAGTCCCCCTGGATCACTCTCCAAGTCCATAACAGAAGCTGTAGCAGCCCAGGATTGAGGGTGGAGGAAGGTGTGCATGCAAAGAtcttgtgcttttgagttggaggCTTGAAGTGGAGGGATGAAAGAGGTATCTGTGTGTTCAGGTCTGGTCCAGCCACTCTGCCTTCTTAGGAGCCTTGCAAGTGTGGACGTCCACAGTGTTCCTGCACTCTTTGCACCGCACAGCACAACACCAGTGGAATTTGCACTCGCACTGGGTGACGCGGGTGACCCGAGTTGTGTCATACCCTCGGCCACAACACATGATTTCGCAACCATCTGTTCCTTTAGAGGTCTTGCTGCAGACACGGCCTGCGGTACCTAGGGAACCTGAGTTGAGGAAGAGAGGTGAGAACCAAATTACTTCTGTTTTAGCCACCATGGATATCCTTATACTCTTaagaagacataaaaaaaaaatctctttttctgAAAATGTATCCACTAACCAAAATGATCATTCTTTGTCCTCTGGCCCAGGCTCATTTGTCTCCACCATTAAAGCTTCCCAGAGGTTGCCAGTTTCACATCCTATGCCTTTATTACCAGTGCACACTACCATGTCCTCTTCAACTGTAAGTCTGGGTGAGCATCTCTCATTTTGTGGGAGTTGTGATGGCATCTGGATTTAAATCCTGGTTGGGCCACTTCATAGCTGTAGTTATTTAGCAAGTTAGTGGATGTGTCTGGGCCTCAGTGTCCATATATGAAAGCATTTGTACTAGCAGGtctggtagctcatgcctgtaacaCCATCATGCAAAACACTGAGGCGGGGAGTCACTTTTAGGCTATCCTGGGATATgtagtgagttcgaggtcaaatTGGAATGCATAGCATGATCCTGACTCAGGGAAACAAAACGATTCAACGTCTAATGTAATAAATTGTTATGGTGCACTCATCACTGCTGTTCAGCAGAAGTGGACCGGTTGCCATGACTGGTAGAGGCATATCTCTAAGAGTTCCTGTGTTGTGCCCCTTTCAGAAGGGATTCCTAAAGAGTAAGAAAGCTTTCTCCTtgcacaaggaatgctcaggacCTCATTCCAATAGATGTCAGCACAAAAGATCCTGTAACCCCTTTACCCAGTAACAGGGACCCATAAGTGGAAAAGTGACTGGCCTGAGActtcaagaaagaaaatggatcaaCTAACTTCAACAACAATAGTCTCCATATTCCACTAGGATATGAGGGAAAAAATACAGAACTTTTATCTTTGTGCTTTGGCTTATTGGTTTAAAATCTCTGTTTTTAACCAGAGGGCTAGGAGTATAGTTCAGTGgtaagtacttgcctagcatttgcATGACCCTGCATTGGATCCCAGCACTATAACAATGATGACAAGAAAAACATAGGTAGCATGCATATCTTGTAATATACACAGTGCAACAGCATGAGTGGAAAGTCTAAGAACATTCtcaattttctcctttaaaatgtttatatgtatgtatgtaagtaaaTTATGGGCATGCATGGGCCACAGCATACATGCAGAAGTCatgagggagttggttctctccttctatatTATAGCTCCAgggagaatcaaactcaggttaatAGGGTTTGCACAAGCACCcttacctgccgagccatctttccagccctcagcTTTActtaagattttgtttgtttgtttatttatttatttatttatttatttatttatttatttatttatttgtgtgtgtgtgtatctttgtctatgtgcatgcacacttgtGTCTGGATGCCCTCGtagaccagaggagggcatcaatccccaggagctggagttacaggcagttctgagcagcctaatgtgggctctggggactgaactcagatcctctagaggagtagcaagcactcttagccactgtgccatctctccagtccctccatttttttttcaacaacgGGAATAATTAATCCAAAATGTTAGCAAACTACTGCTCTAGACTGTGTGCTGATTAGGTCTACTTCATATGTTATTCTGACTCCAAGGACTGGGTCTTAAACACCGAAATCCTCTTCCGCTGTCTGGAGCTATGCTATCCAGTACCGCAGCTACTAACTGCATCTGCTCTCTTAAATCAGTGAATTAAAGTGAGCTAAACTAAAACGTTCCAGTTTCGAATTGGACTAACTCTGTAGTAGTCCGTCATACTTGTTCACGGTTTTAGTCTCTGTAGTTTGTTACCCAACATCAACTGTAGTTCCAAAAGTATTAAGTGGAAGATCCAAAGATAAATGATTAAAACctgtaaatattttatcataCTTTGTTATTAAAGTTATCTTgtctgtgactcagtggtagagcccttgcccaGCATATTGCAAGGTCCTGGGTTAGATCAACAGCACCACCAGAAAATGGGTTTACTATCTTATTATTTGTCCTTGTCGTTTATCCCATCACTCCTAATCTACAAGCTAAGCTCCACCACAGGTGTATCTTTCTCAGAAGAAGCATGGGCACATAAGGGCTAAGGAGTGCCTGCACTTTCAGGAATTCACTTGTTCAGTTATCACATGTGGCTTGTTGCTTCTGCTTTGGAGAAGCAGCAATGGAGATTCGATCATTGCACGAAGTTTAGTTGGATAGAACTGCTGTGGAGGGAACACCTGGTTCTGCACTCCTGGGGTGGCTTTATACCATTTGGATTCTTTGGGTTTATGGGACCTAATTTCATGCCTCTGAGAAAAACTCATATGCATCTGACTTGTCCTTCCTCCTAACTCCAAAGATCCTTCTCCGAGGGTACATTTCAGAGATGTGAAACAGGTCTACACTTCAGGCGCTGTGGAATATTCCAGGCGTCCAGAGATCAACCCTCTGAGTTAGAACACATGGAAAAACTAACTCATGACAGTACGTCTCTAGGAGAGGCCAGAGAGCCTTCCCAACCCTTCTTACTTCTAGTACTACAAACTGCACATGTGCTTTCCACTATCCAGTGGAGCACCGCCCCCTCTGTGGGCTGAAATGATGAGAGTGAAGCCAGCCAAGGTAGGTGGCTACTGAATCTTGACTAGTGACTCTCCAGCAAAGAGCTGGGAGCCCAGtgtcagagaccagaagagaagcCGCTCCTCTGAGCCTCACACTATCCCTGGTTTAACTTATCTAGACCAAAAATCACGAGCCAAGATGGGAGCTTTCATTCTCACAGAAACACCTTGTCACTTTGCACTGTTCCCAAGGCCCCTTGCCCAGCATCGCACATACATAGAACCGGCTGAAAACGGCCGTAAAGCTTGTTACCAAGTATTTGCTGCTTCAGCAGCCTTTGCAGAGGTCACCTCCTGTCGTCCTCACTGCTTCTGGAATCTGCAGTGGCAGCACATCAAGAAGCAGCTTGATTCCCCATGTTCAAATAAACCTTCCTTGACTGCGTTGCTCATCttccttttggggggggggtggcttttgagagagtttctctatgtagtcctgtctgtagaccaggttgccctcgAACTTAGATATTCAcgtgcctctgcccccagagtgctggggttaaaggtgtggtCACCATCGTCCAGCTAGTCATCTTTCTTTGTAGTCCATTTGCTTACTATGTCGCCTTTGAGGGGGGTAGTAGGGGGTGGGGtgtcaaacccaggaccttgcacacaCGAAGCACATGCTTTATcagctgagctccatccccagctccatcttctttctttagCTAGATCATAAAAAAGCCAGCGGCTTAGAGCTACAACTGACGCCTCTGTGTAGCTCTCCTTGCTCAGAACTGAAAACAGGTGGCTCGTTTAAATGTTCTCCAAGTAGCATCCCAGACCCTGGGGATGTAGCCGAGTGGCACGGGACCTGTTTGTGTAACCTCGGGCCTGGCAGCCTGAGGCACAAACCACCTATCTCAAGACCAGATTGTTTCCCTTCCTCAACTCCTGCACACCAGACAGACCCAGATTAAGCAGAAGTGCTGGCACTAATCACCAGGTCCCACATCTCTCTCTGCTTGCCGCTCTCTCACCTGCAGCCTTGTCCAGGACACAGTAGTCAGGGGAGTTGTCAAAGTAGACCAGATCAGTCCGGGTGGCATGGCGATAGCCTTGGCGGGCTGCTGTGAAATTGGCACCATCCTGGGTGGCGGTCACCTGCACAGCCCCATCATACCTCCGCCTCAGGTAGTCACCAGTGCGGCGGAAGTCTGAGAGTGCCCTCCAGCAGGTGCGTAGTGTGCAGGAGCCACTCACACCGTGACATTTACATTCCAGCTTCAGAAAGCGCCGCACAGCCTGCGGGAGGGAGGAAGCAGGTCAGGACACGGCTCAGTCATCCCTAGGGTCAAAAGCAGGAGTGTTCAGGGCTTTCCTGGCCCTCTGCCAGATCCCACCCCTTCTCTGACCTCTAGGACATCTTCCTGGATGATTGCCTGCTGGATTGTCAAGCTGCAGGATTCTGCTCCTGAATACAGCCTACACATCCTTTTAAAGAGCCCAGTGCCGTGCCTTCTGCTATATAGCAGGTGTTCAAATACCAGTGAACAGCCTAAAGCAATACCTGAAGGTCTTTATGCAGGAAGGTTTTCCTCTAAAAACAAACTACTTTTGGGCCAGTGATGCTGGTACAAGGAAAGGCATTTGCCATGCTGTCCTGGCAaccagtttgatccccagaacccacatacaagTGAAAGGTGGGAGccagctccacagagttgtcctctgacctccacacatgtaccatgcCATTCATGTCCACCTATATacatcatgcatacacacagaacaataataaagaaattaaactttaaaaaattagaagctgccgggcggtggtggtgcacgcctttaatcccagcactcgggaggcagagacaggcggatctctgtgagttcgaggccagcctggtctacaagagctagttccaggacaggaaccaaaaagctacggagaaaccctgtcttgtaaattaaaaaataaataaataattaaaaactactttggggcttgggagatggctcagcacattGGAACACTTACTGTCCCCATAAGAACCTGGGTTtaaagccgggtagtggtggcatagcactcaggaggcagaggcaagcggatatctgtgagttcgaggtcagcctggtctatagagcaagttctaagataggctccaaagctacagagaaaccctgtcttgaaactcccCCCACACTAAAAAAATTAATCTGGGTTTAACCCATGTAAAaaaccaggcttggcagcacatGGGCTACCTATAGTCCCAGTGATGCAAATggggacagaaacagaaggattggAGATAGGAAGATTGCTGGGActtgagttccaggttcagtgagagaccctgcctcaagggataaggtggagagtgacggAGTAGGACACCTGACACCCTCCTCTAGTCTCTGTGAGAAAGCACAGACATGTACATCCACGtatacacgtgtgcatgcacaatCATAgacaaattacatttttaaaaattgaaaatttacttttttgttcAGCATGGTGGCACGCACATATAaataatcctagcacccaggaggttgagacaggagaatttAAGATCAATCTAGACTATAGGcagagtgaaactctgtctcaagcaaaacaaagcaaggtgggggcatggtggtacatacttttaaccccagcactaaggaggtagaggcaggtggatctgtgtgagttcaaagccagcctgatctatatattgagttccagggcagccaaagctacatagaccctgtctcaaaaataaagaaacaaacaacattcccccccccaaaaaaaaaaaacaaacaaaagaaaacaaaaaggaaggaaatgggaagggaaggagaaaggagaggagggaatgagaggggaagagaagggaaggggcagaaaaaagagaaagttccTTTCCTGTCTTAGGAAAACCTGGCTGAACCTGTGTATCGCAAGCTTCCTGCATTCTGTGGCAGAATGTTAGGGATTTTGGACGCCATCCAGAAGCTGTCAACCCTTCCACCTCTGATTCCAACCTGTGGTCATGCTAGCTGGTTGACCCCAGAGAATATGAACGTACAGACCCAGATGGAAGTACTGACCGTGCGACCGCAGCGGTTGTTATGCAGGTTCATGAGGGCCCGGGCATCCTTAAGCCTCTTCTCTTTGGCATCCACAAAAGCCTTGGCAAAGCGGACACCATAGTGGATGTTGTCACTACAGCCACCCCAATCAAAGTCCCCTCGCTGGTCATGGTGCCGACCGCGGGTGTATGGGTCACAGCTGCACACACTCAGTTCACCCTGGCTACAGGCCCGAGTGATAGCATGAACCACTCCTGCTGACGAGATGGCATAAACAAACGCGGCCTCCCGGCTACCTGCacgagggagaggcagagacatgttACGGGAACAATCTGTGTCTTCCGttcttccaacacacacacacatacacacacacgcacatacacacacgcgcgcgcgcttTTCCAGGTGTTTTCTACAGTGTCTTATTCTAATGGTCCAGGCCTGGAATTTGTAATATAACCAGCTTTGAACCTGAGgttttcctgtctcagcctccctaatgctaGGATTGCAGGGACAGGCCACATGCCCAACTCTGTCCAGTCAATCTACACAATTTCAGAAGTTTCCTTAGCTTTTCTGGAGCCTACTCCACTTATCAAGGTGTCCTTCTCTTATAAGAGCATTCCTCGGAGAAGCCAGCCCCCCCTGCCAGCTCTCACTAGTCACTATCATCTGACCTCTTTGGTCTGACCTCTGCTCTGTTTCCCCTaggtcaatctctctctctctctctctctctctctctctctctctctctctctctctctctctctcacacacacacacacacacacacacacacacacaca encodes:
- the Wnt2b gene encoding protein Wnt-2b isoform X2, translated to MRSVGEGAREWIRECQHQFRHHRWNCTTLDRDHTVFGRVMLRSSREAAFVYAISSAGVVHAITRACSQGELSVCSCDPYTRGRHHDQRGDFDWGGCSDNIHYGVRFAKAFVDAKEKRLKDARALMNLHNNRCGRTAVRRFLKLECKCHGVSGSCTLRTCWRALSDFRRTGDYLRRRYDGAVQVTATQDGANFTAARQGYRHATRTDLVYFDNSPDYCVLDKAAGSLGTAGRVCSKTSKGTDGCEIMCCGRGYDTTRVTRVTQCECKFHWCCAVRCKECRNTVDVHTCKAPKKAEWLDQT
- the Wnt2b gene encoding protein Wnt-2b isoform X1 → MLRPRGAEEAAQLAPRRARVLVLASRPAAPDVSPSSTRLGLACLLLLLLLTLPARVDTSWWYIGALGARVICDNIPGLVSRQRQLCQRYPDIMRSVGEGAREWIRECQHQFRHHRWNCTTLDRDHTVFGRVMLRSSREAAFVYAISSAGVVHAITRACSQGELSVCSCDPYTRGRHHDQRGDFDWGGCSDNIHYGVRFAKAFVDAKEKRLKDARALMNLHNNRCGRTAVRRFLKLECKCHGVSGSCTLRTCWRALSDFRRTGDYLRRRYDGAVQVTATQDGANFTAARQGYRHATRTDLVYFDNSPDYCVLDKAAGSLGTAGRVCSKTSKGTDGCEIMCCGRGYDTTRVTRVTQCECKFHWCCAVRCKECRNTVDVHTCKAPKKAEWLDQT